The Methylomagnum ishizawai genome has a window encoding:
- the phaR gene encoding polyhydroxyalkanoate synthesis repressor PhaR: MQPERIIKKYSNRRLYDTEISAYVTLDDVRRLVKAGVKFKVVDAKTDEDITRSILMQVILEQEERGRPIFTQEMLEQIIRTYGDAMQGFMTSYLEQSMAVFLKQQQAVQEQMANLIQTAPASIYADLAQHNLKLWQTLQEGFRKAYSQEWPPNPRGPDGT, encoded by the coding sequence GTGCAACCCGAACGCATCATCAAGAAATATTCCAACCGCCGCCTCTACGACACCGAGATCAGCGCCTATGTCACCTTGGACGATGTGCGGCGGCTGGTGAAAGCCGGCGTCAAGTTCAAGGTGGTGGACGCCAAGACCGACGAGGACATCACCCGTTCCATCCTCATGCAGGTCATCCTGGAGCAGGAAGAACGGGGCAGGCCGATCTTCACCCAGGAGATGCTGGAGCAGATCATCCGCACCTATGGCGACGCCATGCAGGGGTTCATGACGAGCTATCTCGAACAGAGCATGGCGGTGTTCCTCAAGCAGCAACAGGCGGTACAGGAACAGATGGCGAACCTCATCCAGACCGCGCCCGCCTCCATCTATGCCGACCTCGCCCAGCACAACCTCAAGCTGTGGCAGACCCTGCAGGAAGGTTTCCGCAAGGCGTATTCCCAGGAATGGCCACCGAACCCGCGCGGCCCGGACGGAACATAG
- a CDS encoding FAD-dependent oxidoreductase — MSLNIAVLGAGLMGRLLAVELARAGYRVAVHERGGPDGQTAAAHIAAAMLAPWAESVVSEPVIVELGRASLERWPRIIAALSRPVFFQQAGTLVVWHPQDRDQAAQFSARLRTLDPALRGGGRVREVSGTELQTLEPALGQRFAQGIYLAGEGQLDNRGLLAALLAQLEASEVALHWHTETAPDQVRADWILDCRGLGAKPEWRTLRGVRGEVVRVQSSEVGLTRPVRLLHPRYPLYIAPKPGGIYVIGATQIETEDTSPASVRSALELLSALYAVHPAFGEARILELAAHCRPALPDNLPEIRWDGGRLIQVNGLYRHGYLIAPAVMEATLALLRRVAERGGADLESWCAAQPFPSLYRR; from the coding sequence ATGTCTTTGAATATCGCCGTTCTGGGCGCGGGCCTGATGGGGCGGTTGCTGGCCGTCGAATTGGCACGCGCCGGGTACCGCGTCGCGGTCCACGAGCGCGGCGGCCCCGACGGCCAGACCGCCGCGGCCCACATCGCCGCCGCCATGCTCGCGCCCTGGGCCGAATCGGTGGTCTCCGAACCCGTCATCGTCGAACTCGGCCGCGCCAGCCTGGAGCGCTGGCCCCGCATCATCGCCGCCCTGTCCCGCCCGGTGTTCTTCCAACAGGCGGGCACCCTCGTCGTCTGGCATCCCCAGGACCGCGACCAAGCCGCCCAGTTCTCGGCCCGGCTGCGGACCCTGGACCCCGCTTTGCGCGGGGGCGGCCGGGTGCGCGAAGTGTCCGGCACCGAGCTCCAAACCCTGGAACCGGCCTTGGGCCAGCGTTTCGCCCAGGGGATTTATCTCGCGGGCGAAGGCCAGTTGGACAACCGCGGCCTGCTGGCGGCTTTGCTGGCCCAACTCGAAGCCAGCGAAGTGGCTTTGCATTGGCATACCGAAACCGCGCCGGACCAAGTCCGGGCCGATTGGATCCTCGATTGCCGGGGTTTGGGGGCCAAGCCGGAATGGCGGACCCTGCGCGGCGTGCGCGGCGAAGTCGTGCGGGTGCAATCGTCCGAGGTGGGCCTGACCCGCCCGGTGCGCTTGCTGCATCCGCGCTATCCGCTCTACATCGCGCCCAAGCCCGGTGGTATCTATGTCATCGGCGCGACCCAGATCGAGACCGAGGATACTTCCCCGGCCAGCGTGCGTTCCGCGCTGGAATTGCTGTCGGCCTTGTATGCGGTGCATCCCGCGTTCGGCGAGGCCCGCATCTTGGAATTGGCCGCGCACTGCCGCCCGGCCCTGCCCGATAATCTGCCGGAAATCCGCTGGGACGGCGGGCGCCTGATCCAGGTCAACGGCTTGTACCGCCATGGCTATCTGATCGCCCCGGCGGTCATGGAGGCCACCCTGGCCTTGCTGCGGCGGGTGGCGGAGCGGGGCGGCGCGGATCTGGAATCCTGGTGCGCCGCCCAGCCGTTCCCTTCGCTCTACCGGCGTTAA
- the thiS gene encoding sulfur carrier protein ThiS, protein MSIRITINQKPYDLPEDATLAEALARFGAAPPFAVAVNLQFVHRHLYGETRLHAGDAVEVVQPVAGG, encoded by the coding sequence ATGAGCATACGCATAACCATCAACCAAAAGCCCTATGATCTGCCCGAGGACGCCACCTTGGCGGAAGCCCTCGCCCGTTTCGGCGCGGCCCCGCCGTTCGCGGTGGCGGTCAATCTGCAATTCGTCCATCGCCATTTGTACGGCGAGACCCGGCTACATGCGGGCGACGCGGTCGAGGTCGTCCAGCCCGTCGCCGGGGGTTGA
- a CDS encoding thiazole synthase: protein MNSPTETADALILYGQSFAGRLLLGTARYPSPKILEQAVRAAAPALLTVSLRRQAAAHHETGGQAFWQLLARLGVPILPNTAGCHSPEEVYATAMMAREIFDTEWLKLELIGDDYTLQPDTLGLVAVADKLLREGFKVLPYCTEDLVLCKRLVEVGCQAVMPWAAPIGTGKGPVNPYALRLLRERIEVPMLIDAGLGLPSHACQVMEWGYDGVLLNTAVALAGDPVALAQAFAQAVAAGRLAYLGGAMAEHDSAQASTPVIGTPFWHQHA from the coding sequence ATGAATTCCCCTACCGAAACCGCCGACGCGCTCATCCTCTACGGCCAGTCCTTCGCCGGGCGTTTGCTGCTGGGGACGGCGCGGTATCCTTCCCCCAAAATCCTGGAACAAGCGGTCCGGGCCGCCGCGCCCGCCCTGCTCACGGTGTCGCTGCGCCGCCAAGCCGCCGCCCACCACGAAACCGGCGGCCAGGCCTTCTGGCAATTGCTCGCCCGGCTGGGCGTGCCCATCCTGCCCAATACCGCCGGTTGCCATAGCCCGGAAGAGGTCTACGCCACCGCCATGATGGCGCGGGAAATCTTCGATACCGAATGGCTCAAGCTGGAATTGATCGGCGACGACTACACCTTGCAGCCCGATACCCTGGGGCTGGTGGCGGTGGCCGATAAGCTGCTGCGCGAAGGCTTCAAGGTGCTGCCGTATTGCACCGAGGATTTGGTGCTGTGCAAGCGCTTGGTCGAGGTCGGCTGCCAAGCCGTGATGCCTTGGGCCGCGCCCATCGGCACCGGCAAGGGTCCGGTCAATCCCTACGCCCTGCGGCTGCTGCGCGAGCGCATCGAAGTCCCCATGCTGATCGATGCCGGCCTGGGCCTGCCTTCCCATGCCTGCCAAGTGATGGAATGGGGCTACGACGGCGTGCTATTGAATACCGCCGTGGCCTTGGCGGGCGATCCGGTGGCCTTGGCCCAGGCGTTCGCCCAGGCGGTCGCGGCGGGGCGCTTGGCCTATCTTGGCGGGGCCATGGCGGAGCATGATTCGGCCCAGGCCAGCACGCCGGTCATCGGCACGCCGTTCTGGCATCAACATGCCTGA
- a CDS encoding paraquat-inducible protein A, translating into MRPATQTPAQHHQHWIACHDCDALYPVPKLGLGQKALCVRCGAVLLQRKRDTLGRSLAMAFACLVLFTLANSFPLLGLNIEGRVEYGAVISGVFELKHQGFSAMAALVFGVSILAPGLKIAGWLYVLLPLRLNRRLPGMTTVFRWIALLGPWAMAEVYMLGILVAVVKLADLATIEPGLSLYSFAAMIVAMAATDAMLEPHEIWERLESLK; encoded by the coding sequence ATGCGGCCCGCGACCCAGACCCCGGCGCAACACCACCAACATTGGATCGCCTGCCATGATTGCGACGCGCTCTATCCCGTGCCCAAGCTGGGCCTGGGCCAGAAAGCCCTGTGTGTCCGCTGCGGGGCGGTATTATTGCAACGTAAGCGCGATACCCTGGGCCGCAGCCTGGCGATGGCGTTCGCTTGCCTGGTGTTGTTCACGCTCGCCAATAGCTTTCCCTTGCTGGGCCTCAATATCGAGGGCCGGGTGGAATATGGCGCCGTCATTTCCGGGGTGTTCGAGTTGAAGCACCAGGGTTTCTCGGCGATGGCGGCCTTGGTGTTCGGGGTCAGCATCCTGGCGCCCGGCCTCAAGATCGCGGGTTGGCTCTATGTGCTGTTGCCGCTCAGGCTGAACCGCAGGCTGCCGGGCATGACCACGGTGTTCCGCTGGATCGCGCTGTTGGGGCCGTGGGCCATGGCCGAGGTCTATATGCTCGGCATCCTGGTCGCCGTGGTGAAGCTGGCCGATCTCGCCACCATCGAACCGGGCTTGTCGCTGTACTCCTTCGCCGCCATGATCGTCGCCATGGCCGCGACCGACGCCATGCTCGAACCCCATGAAATCTGGGAGCGTTTGGAGTCCTTGAAATGA
- a CDS encoding paraquat-inducible protein A, translating into MNPPLVSARRAGFWNCDACHLLVRARPLAHGCHARCPRCGAELRSRKPNSLSRTWALTIAAYILYIPANLLPVMTVVMSGHGEPDTILSGVKELLESGMWPLALLVFFASITVPVLKLLTLTYLLISVGRKSHTRPRQRTFLYRLTESVGRWSMIDIFVISILVALVKVGALATIEAGAGAVAFSGVVVITMFAAMSFDPRLIWDALEQSDEPKP; encoded by the coding sequence ATGAATCCACCCCTCGTCAGCGCCCGCCGCGCCGGTTTCTGGAACTGCGACGCCTGCCATCTGCTGGTCCGCGCCCGGCCCCTGGCGCACGGCTGCCATGCCCGCTGTCCCCGTTGCGGGGCGGAATTGCGTTCGCGCAAGCCCAATAGCCTCAGCCGCACCTGGGCGCTGACGATTGCCGCCTATATCCTGTATATTCCGGCCAACCTGCTCCCGGTCATGACCGTGGTCATGTCGGGACACGGCGAGCCGGACACCATCTTGAGCGGCGTCAAGGAATTGCTCGAAAGCGGCATGTGGCCGCTGGCGCTGCTGGTGTTCTTCGCCAGCATCACCGTGCCGGTGTTGAAGCTGTTGACGCTGACCTATTTGCTGATTTCGGTCGGTCGCAAATCGCACACCCGGCCCCGCCAGCGCACCTTCCTCTACCGGCTGACCGAGAGCGTCGGGCGCTGGTCCATGATCGATATCTTCGTGATCTCGATCCTGGTGGCCTTGGTCAAGGTCGGTGCCCTGGCCACCATCGAGGCGGGCGCGGGTGCCGTCGCCTTCTCGGGGGTGGTGGTGATTACCATGTTCGCGGCCATGAGCTTCGATCCCCGTTTGATTTGGGACGCCCTGGAACAATCCGATGAGCCAAAACCATAA
- a CDS encoding intermembrane transport protein PqiB: protein MSQNHNEPSPPSADIPPEALVEESRSLPLVWLIPLVAGLIGLWLAYKTLSEQGPLISITFKEAVGLEAGKTKIKYKDVEVGLLQTVELSGDLSKVVATARMSKTVASHLGADSRFWVVKPQLGLGGVSGLDTLIAGNYIAVEFGSGKPGKDFIGLEHAPKISADTPGRVFILVSYDAGALKEGAPIYFRNIQVGRVVETRLADNKQSVRTEIFIDAPFDQLVHDKTRFWLTDAIDMSMDAQGFNLKVGSLLSMLVGGIAFDTPDVADPGSQESVAGTEFTLHPNFTDVGEGAHSHKQTFLLYFDDSVRGLRRGAPVEVRGMRVGTVTDVRLDLDFQTKKFRIPVTVELDPEDFASGDAVKKYLASYRDQIAQGRRPVIEGLVAQGMRARLKTGSLLTGQLYVDLDLYPDVPPKTLAYGGPYPEIPTLPSLSDELQKSAMDIMASLKKIPFEKIGNELLGTVQGTNRLVNTPELQQTIRDLDAAMKQVETLAKTADTHVAALATGMEQSLGSVKKALGQLEPGAPMTVNLNKALEELSSAARSLRNLSDYLDRHPDALLKGKSGATP, encoded by the coding sequence ATGAGCCAAAACCATAACGAACCTTCCCCTCCCTCCGCCGATATCCCTCCCGAAGCCCTGGTCGAAGAATCCCGCAGCCTCCCCCTGGTGTGGTTGATCCCGCTGGTGGCGGGTTTGATCGGCTTGTGGCTGGCCTACAAGACCCTCAGCGAGCAGGGGCCGCTGATCTCCATCACCTTCAAGGAGGCCGTGGGCCTGGAGGCCGGCAAGACCAAGATCAAGTACAAGGATGTCGAGGTCGGCCTGCTCCAGACGGTGGAACTGAGCGGCGATTTGTCCAAGGTGGTGGCGACCGCCCGCATGAGCAAGACCGTGGCCTCGCACCTGGGCGCGGACAGCCGGTTCTGGGTGGTGAAGCCGCAATTGGGCCTGGGCGGGGTTTCCGGCCTCGATACCTTGATCGCGGGCAATTACATCGCGGTGGAATTCGGTTCCGGCAAGCCCGGCAAGGATTTCATCGGCCTGGAACACGCCCCCAAGATCAGCGCCGACACGCCGGGGCGCGTGTTCATCCTGGTGTCCTACGACGCCGGGGCCTTGAAGGAAGGGGCGCCGATCTATTTCCGCAATATCCAGGTGGGCCGGGTGGTGGAGACCCGCTTGGCCGATAACAAGCAAAGCGTCCGCACCGAGATTTTCATCGACGCTCCGTTCGATCAACTGGTCCACGACAAGACGCGCTTTTGGTTGACGGACGCCATCGACATGTCGATGGACGCCCAGGGCTTCAACCTCAAGGTGGGGTCGTTGTTGTCGATGCTGGTCGGGGGCATCGCCTTCGACACCCCGGACGTGGCCGATCCCGGCAGCCAAGAAAGCGTGGCGGGCACCGAATTCACCCTGCATCCCAATTTCACCGACGTGGGCGAGGGCGCCCACAGCCATAAGCAGACCTTCCTGTTGTATTTCGACGATTCCGTCCGCGGCTTGCGGCGCGGCGCGCCGGTCGAGGTGCGGGGGATGCGGGTCGGGACCGTGACCGATGTGCGTTTGGATTTGGATTTCCAGACCAAGAAATTCCGCATCCCGGTCACGGTCGAACTCGACCCGGAGGATTTCGCCAGCGGGGATGCGGTGAAGAAATACCTGGCCTCCTACCGCGACCAGATCGCCCAGGGCCGCCGCCCGGTCATCGAAGGCTTGGTGGCGCAGGGGATGCGGGCGCGGCTCAAGACCGGGAGCCTCCTGACCGGGCAGTTGTACGTGGATTTGGACCTCTATCCCGACGTACCGCCCAAGACCCTGGCCTATGGCGGTCCCTATCCCGAGATTCCCACTCTGCCGTCCTTGAGCGACGAATTGCAGAAGTCCGCCATGGATATCATGGCGAGCCTCAAGAAGATACCGTTCGAGAAGATCGGCAACGAACTCCTGGGCACCGTCCAGGGCACCAACCGGCTGGTCAACACCCCCGAGTTGCAGCAGACCATCCGCGACCTGGACGCGGCCATGAAGCAGGTCGAAACCTTGGCCAAGACGGCGGACACCCATGTCGCCGCCCTGGCCACCGGCATGGAGCAGAGCCTGGGTTCGGTCAAGAAGGCGCTGGGCCAGTTGGAGCCGGGCGCGCCGATGACCGTCAACCTCAACAAGGCGCTGGAGGAGCTGTCCTCCGCCGCCCGTTCCCTGCGTAATCTCAGCGATTACCTC